A window of Cyclopterus lumpus isolate fCycLum1 chromosome 14, fCycLum1.pri, whole genome shotgun sequence contains these coding sequences:
- the tbl2 gene encoding LOW QUALITY PROTEIN: transducin beta-like protein 2 (The sequence of the model RefSeq protein was modified relative to this genomic sequence to represent the inferred CDS: deleted 1 base in 1 codon), giving the protein MEVAALFAVTLLLGALVMLVALAVARRKEEIREEIEQAAEFAAVGSVVKGPASKKPKQEKQRSRKDKATQHTFSHQLLASSLKSHSANVTCLDFSSNGKYLASCSEDRTVRIWSTKDFLDREHKCLRANVELDCASLVRFSPDSRAFITWLANGDTIRIFKMIKKEDGTLSFKAASEDFPQKHKAPILNIGIAETGKFIMSASTDTTIHIWDLKGDILASINTNQITNSYAAVSPCGRFVASCGFTPDVKVWEVCFGKGGEFKEVARAFDLKGHSAGVHAFAFSNDSRRMVTVSKDGTWKLWDTDVEYKKQQDPYLLKTVPCASSEGSLVALSPDGRVVAISDGCNVAMYSAATGQLEEELHGVHSEEINDLRFDINGRFLACSGDKAIRLFHNTPGYRAAIRDMQDMLKKAQNEAMKQRLQKQISDAQSSLDTVLAAPVD; this is encoded by the exons CAGTAGGCAGTGTTGTGAAGGGCCCTGCATCCAAGAAACCAAAGCAGGAGAAGCAGCGCAGCCGTAAGGATAAAGCTACACAGCACACTTTTAGTCATCAGTTGTTGGCGTCCTCACTGAAG AGCCACAGTGCGAATGTGACGTGCCTGGATTTCAGTAGTAACGGGAAGTACCTGGCGTCATGCTCTGAAGACCGCACCGTCCGCATCTGGAGCACCAAAGACTTCCTGGATCGGGAACACAAGTGCCTGAGGGCCAATGTGGAGCTGGATTGCGCATCACTAGTCCGCTTCAGCCCAGACTCCAG GGCATTTATCACTTGGTTGGCCAATGGAGACACCATCCGAATCTTCAAAATGATCAAAAAGGAGGACGGCACTTTGTCCTTCAAAGCTGCTTCTGAGGACTTCCCACAGAAACACAAGGCCCCCATCCTCAACATTGGCATTGCAGAAACAG gcAAGTTCATAATGAGCGCCTCCACCGACACCACCATCCACATCTGGGACCTGAAAGGAGACATACTGGCCTCTATCAACACCAACCAGATAACCAATTCTTATGCTGCCGTCTCCCCATGTGGCAG gttTGTAGCGTCGTGTGGCTTCACTCCTGACGTGAAAGTGTGGGAGGTTTGCTTCGGGAAGGGAGGAGAGTTCAAAGAGGTGGCGCGAGCTTTTGACCTGAAGGGCCACTCGGCAGGAGTTCACGCATTCGCCTTCTCCAATGACTCTCGCAG AATGGTAACCGTCTCCAAAGACGGTACGTGGAAGCTGTGGGACACAGATGTGGAGTACAAAAAGCAGCAGGACCCCTACCTCCTGAAGACGGTTCCCTGTGCATCGTCTGAAGGCAGCCTGGTGGCCTTGTCTCCGGACGGACGTGTAGTGGCCATCAGTGACGGCTGTAACGTGGCCATGTACAGCGCCGCCACCggccagctggaggaggagctgcacgGCGTCCACAGCGAGGAGATCAACGACCTTAGATTTGACATTAACGGGCGCTTCTTGGCGTGCAGCGGCGACAAAGCCATCCGACTGTTTCACAACACCCCGGGCTACCGGGCAGCCATCAGAGACATGCAGGACATGCTGAAGAAGGCCCAGAACGAGGCCATGAAGCAGAGACTGCAGAAGCAGATCAGTGACGCTCAGAGCTCCCTGGACACTGTGCTGGCTGCTCCAGTTGACTAG